A stretch of the Chlorobiota bacterium genome encodes the following:
- a CDS encoding GHMP kinase yields MIITQTPLRISIAGGGTDLADYYRLNGGYVVSTAIDKYIYVIVKERYDDKIYVDYAQKEIVDNVNEINHELVREAAKMTGMSNGFEVAMLADIPSEGSGLGSSSTLTVGLLNAFYQYLGINVDTSRLAEEACKIEIDILGKPIGKQDQYIAAYGGICGIKFNKDESVIVEKFNIPTSIKRRFGSNLMLFFTNIVRKAANILSEQKDNISINIEFHNEIKELAYKTYEALNKGNLDLIGEILNKNWELKRKLASGITNSTIDGMYNLAIKGGALGGKICGAGGGGFLMTYCKRNEQDSLRESMVNYREMPFMLEPHGTKIVFNQMPYSWK; encoded by the coding sequence ATGATAATTACTCAAACACCGCTAAGAATCTCAATTGCTGGTGGTGGCACAGATTTAGCAGATTATTATAGATTGAATGGAGGTTATGTAGTTTCAACAGCAATTGACAAATATATTTATGTCATTGTAAAAGAAAGATATGACGATAAAATATATGTAGATTATGCTCAAAAAGAAATTGTTGATAATGTAAATGAAATTAACCATGAGTTAGTTAGAGAAGCTGCAAAAATGACTGGAATGAGTAATGGTTTTGAAGTTGCTATGTTAGCTGATATTCCATCTGAAGGCTCAGGGTTAGGTTCATCTTCCACTTTGACTGTAGGACTTTTAAATGCATTTTATCAATATCTTGGAATAAATGTAGACACATCAAGATTAGCAGAAGAAGCATGTAAAATTGAAATTGATATACTTGGCAAACCAATTGGCAAACAAGATCAATATATTGCTGCTTACGGTGGTATTTGTGGTATTAAATTCAATAAAGATGAAAGTGTTATTGTTGAAAAATTTAATATTCCTACTTCAATTAAAAGAAGATTTGGTAGCAATTTAATGTTATTCTTTACTAATATTGTTCGGAAAGCAGCCAACATTTTGTCAGAACAAAAAGATAACATATCAATTAATATTGAATTTCATAATGAGATTAAAGAGCTTGCATATAAAACCTATGAAGCACTTAACAAAGGTAATTTAGATTTAATTGGAGAGATTCTAAATAAAAATTGGGAGTTAAAAAGAAAATTAGCAAGCGGAATTACAAATAGTACAATTGATGGAATGTATAATCTAGCAATTAAAGGTGGTGCACTTGGAGGTAAGATTTGTGGTGCTGGAGGGGGTGGTTTTTTAATGACATATTGTAAAAGAAATGAACAGGATTCTTTAAGAGAAAGTATGGTTAATTATAGAGAGATGCCATTTATGCTTGAGCCTCATGGAACAAAGATTGTTTTTAATCAAATGCCTTATTCTTGGAAATAG
- the nuoF gene encoding NADH-quinone oxidoreductase subunit NuoF, whose amino-acid sequence MLQYKDFPKLILPEIPELYKLSVYKSNGGYEMYKKAITMTQSELIDEVKKSGLAGRGGAGFSTGMKWSFMPKGNEKPKYLAINGDESEPGSFKDRQIFEYNPHQLIEGILIAGFAMGINKAFIYIRGEYHKWVNLMETALKDAYDSGLVGDKMKSTFGHDYSLDIVIHKGAGAYICGEETALMTSLEGDRGYPRVKPPFPAGVGLWGMPTTINNVETLANVPVILKLGWEDYSKIGAPKHPGTILVGISGHVNKPGIYEVPTGLPILDIINDLGGGVWKNKKLKAVIPGGSSMPILRADQLDGVMMDNPALKSAGSSIGTAGIIVMDEDTDIPKMLLRLIKFYHHESCGQCTPCREGCGWLEKILTRVVAGEASSNDLDLLVDIANNIEGNTICALGDAAAWPTRHTITRLRSEFESIVKPNLELPILNVVHSLRERLLAHK is encoded by the coding sequence ATGCTACAATATAAAGACTTCCCAAAATTAATTCTACCAGAAATTCCAGAGCTTTATAAGCTTAGTGTTTATAAATCAAATGGTGGATATGAGATGTACAAGAAAGCAATTACAATGACTCAATCAGAATTGATTGATGAAGTAAAGAAATCAGGTTTGGCTGGGCGTGGTGGAGCAGGATTTTCAACTGGGATGAAGTGGAGTTTTATGCCAAAGGGAAATGAGAAACCAAAATATTTAGCAATTAATGGAGATGAAAGTGAACCTGGATCTTTTAAGGATAGGCAGATATTTGAATACAATCCTCATCAATTAATTGAAGGGATTCTGATTGCAGGTTTTGCAATGGGTATAAATAAGGCTTTTATATACATTAGAGGTGAATATCATAAGTGGGTAAACCTTATGGAAACAGCACTTAAAGATGCTTATGATTCAGGTCTTGTTGGAGATAAGATGAAATCTACATTTGGTCATGACTACTCTCTTGACATTGTAATTCATAAAGGTGCTGGTGCATATATTTGTGGTGAAGAAACAGCTTTAATGACCTCACTTGAAGGAGATAGAGGTTATCCAAGGGTTAAGCCACCTTTTCCAGCAGGAGTTGGCTTATGGGGAATGCCAACAACAATAAATAACGTAGAAACTTTAGCTAATGTTCCAGTAATACTTAAATTAGGTTGGGAAGATTATTCAAAAATTGGAGCACCAAAACATCCAGGTACAATTTTAGTAGGAATATCTGGGCATGTGAACAAACCAGGTATTTATGAAGTACCTACTGGATTACCAATACTTGATATAATTAATGATTTAGGAGGTGGTGTTTGGAAAAACAAAAAATTGAAAGCAGTAATACCAGGAGGAAGCTCTATGCCGATTTTAAGAGCAGATCAATTAGATGGAGTAATGATGGATAATCCTGCTTTAAAATCTGCTGGTTCATCAATTGGAACAGCCGGTATAATTGTTATGGATGAAGATACTGATATACCAAAGATGTTATTAAGATTGATTAAATTTTATCATCATGAATCTTGTGGTCAATGCACTCCTTGTAGGGAAGGTTGTGGTTGGTTAGAAAAGATTTTAACTCGAGTAGTTGCTGGTGAAGCTTCTAGTAATGACTTAGATTTATTGGTAGATATCGCAAATAATATTGAGGGAAATACAATTTGTGCATTAGGAGATGCGGCTGCTTGGCCAACTAGACATACAATTACAAGATTGCGTTCTGAATTTGAGTCAATTGTTAAACCAAACTTAGAATTACCAATTTTAAATGTAGTTCATTCATTACGAGAGAGATTATTGGCTCATAAATAA
- a CDS encoding nitroreductase family protein produces MSNPTFTKLQFKGFSNEEMKSSSDAFFRNIKQRRTVRNFSSEEIDIQVIENCIASALTAPSGANQQPWHFVVVSDKILKKEIREKAEEEEHEFYTKRASPEWLKAIAQLGTDEKKEFLEVAPFLIVVFGESYQIQNNGIQVKNYYVQESVGISVGFLIAALHFSGIATLTHTPSPMNFLNTILNRSNNERPYLILVCGLPERNAQVPKIKKKSFNDSVSFF; encoded by the coding sequence ATGTCAAATCCAACATTTACTAAACTTCAATTTAAAGGGTTTTCAAATGAAGAGATGAAGAGTAGTTCAGATGCATTTTTTAGAAATATTAAACAACGCCGAACTGTTAGAAATTTTTCATCAGAAGAAATTGACATCCAAGTTATTGAAAATTGTATAGCTTCAGCTTTAACAGCTCCAAGCGGTGCAAATCAGCAACCATGGCATTTTGTTGTTGTTTCAGATAAAATTTTAAAGAAAGAAATTAGAGAAAAAGCTGAAGAAGAAGAACATGAATTTTATACTAAAAGGGCTTCTCCTGAATGGCTTAAAGCAATTGCTCAATTAGGTACTGATGAGAAAAAAGAATTTTTAGAAGTTGCTCCATTTTTAATAGTCGTTTTTGGGGAAAGTTATCAGATACAAAATAATGGAATACAAGTTAAAAATTACTATGTTCAAGAATCTGTAGGAATTTCTGTAGGTTTTCTTATTGCTGCTTTGCATTTTTCAGGTATTGCAACTCTTACACATACTCCAAGCCCTATGAATTTTTTAAATACTATTTTGAATAGATCTAATAATGAAAGACCTTATTTAATTTTAGTATGTGGATTACCTGAACGTAATGCTCAAGTGCCAAAAATTAAGAAGAAATCATTTAATGATTCTGTTAGTTTTTTTTAA
- a CDS encoding nucleotidyltransferase family protein has product MKAFLLAGGFGTRLKPLTDEVPKCLIPINGIPLLSYWFKLFEENNVTEVLINLHHLQKKVIEFCSEYNGKVKIKLVYESELLGSAGTILANKDFIENEDSFLILYADNLTNVNLIELIEFNNIYEFPLTVGLFHSKNPSNCGIVDLDENGKIIDFEEKPQFPKNNLASSGIFVGRKNLFNFFDSKQTKFPYDFANDVMSKMIGQMDGKILDCYIRDIGTHENLKIANEEVKRFFNFDY; this is encoded by the coding sequence ATGAAAGCATTTTTACTTGCTGGAGGATTCGGTACTAGATTAAAACCATTAACTGATGAAGTTCCTAAATGTTTGATTCCTATAAATGGAATTCCATTATTAAGTTATTGGTTCAAATTATTCGAAGAAAATAATGTTACTGAGGTACTCATTAATCTACATCACTTACAAAAAAAAGTAATAGAGTTTTGTTCAGAATATAATGGTAAAGTTAAAATTAAACTTGTTTATGAAAGTGAATTATTAGGGAGTGCTGGTACTATATTAGCAAACAAAGATTTTATAGAAAATGAAGATAGTTTTTTGATTTTGTACGCTGATAACTTAACCAATGTTAATTTAATAGAACTTATCGAATTTAATAATATTTATGAATTTCCGTTAACTGTTGGTTTATTTCATTCAAAGAATCCATCTAACTGTGGAATTGTTGATTTAGATGAAAATGGTAAGATTATTGATTTTGAAGAGAAACCACAATTTCCAAAAAACAATTTAGCTTCATCTGGAATTTTTGTTGGAAGAAAAAATTTATTTAACTTTTTTGATTCTAAACAAACTAAGTTTCCGTATGATTTTGCAAATGATGTAATGTCAAAAATGATAGGACAAATGGATGGTAAAATTCTTGATTGCTATATAAGAGATATTGGTACTCATGAAAATTTAAAAATTGCAAATGAAGAAGTTAAAAGATTTTTCAATTTTGATTATTAG
- a CDS encoding aldehyde dehydrogenase family protein, translating into MSEQTNNSIALISPSKTTLDQNGLCRYGKMLINGEWVNSINGETFKAIYPGNGKVIANVASANSEDVDLAVKAARKAFDEGGYRKMNGADRGKLLWKIADLMEQNIEELAELETLNNGKPLVESLKVDLPQSIECFRYFAGWAGKTTGETIEPNTKGANALTFTLREPIGVCGQIIPWNFPLQMAAWKIAPAIACGNTIVIKPAEQTSLSILRLGELMMEAGVPNGVINIITGLGVRAGGPLVDHPLVDKIAFTGSVEVGKIIMKNASNTLKKVTLELGGKSPHVVFADSNIELAAKVALMGIFFNSGQMCTAGSRIIVEASAKDEFMNVLTSRAKSMIVGDPLHPKTRTGSLVSQEQLDRVLSYIEKGKNEGANILVGGERVGVEGFYLQPTIFDNVNNNMTIAQEEIFGPVASVITFDGIDEAIKIANDSSFGLAAGVWTNDIKKAIRFAKSVKAGSIWVNTYNMTDNALPFGGFKESGIGREMGKAAMDIYTETKTVWIDLN; encoded by the coding sequence ATGTCTGAACAAACAAACAATTCAATAGCTTTAATTTCACCTAGTAAAACTACATTAGATCAGAATGGATTATGTAGATATGGTAAAATGTTGATTAATGGTGAATGGGTAAATTCTATTAACGGAGAAACATTCAAAGCTATTTATCCTGGGAATGGCAAGGTAATTGCTAATGTTGCATCGGCTAATTCTGAAGATGTTGATTTGGCTGTTAAGGCTGCTCGTAAAGCTTTCGATGAAGGGGGATATAGAAAAATGAATGGTGCTGATAGAGGAAAGTTGTTGTGGAAAATTGCTGATTTAATGGAACAAAATATTGAAGAACTTGCTGAGCTTGAAACTTTAAATAATGGCAAACCACTTGTTGAATCTCTAAAGGTTGATCTGCCACAATCAATTGAATGCTTTAGATATTTTGCTGGATGGGCAGGAAAAACAACAGGTGAAACAATTGAACCAAATACAAAAGGAGCAAATGCTCTTACTTTTACCTTAAGAGAGCCTATTGGTGTATGTGGTCAAATAATTCCTTGGAATTTTCCATTACAAATGGCTGCTTGGAAAATAGCTCCTGCAATTGCTTGTGGTAATACTATTGTTATCAAACCTGCAGAACAAACTTCTTTATCCATTTTAAGACTAGGTGAACTAATGATGGAAGCTGGAGTTCCTAATGGTGTTATTAATATTATTACAGGTCTTGGTGTTAGAGCTGGTGGACCATTAGTAGATCATCCATTAGTAGATAAAATAGCATTTACTGGTTCGGTTGAAGTTGGTAAAATTATTATGAAAAATGCCTCAAATACACTGAAAAAAGTAACACTTGAATTAGGAGGAAAATCTCCTCATGTTGTTTTCGCTGATAGTAATATTGAACTTGCTGCTAAAGTTGCATTAATGGGAATTTTCTTTAACTCAGGGCAAATGTGTACAGCTGGAAGCCGCATTATTGTTGAAGCTTCAGCTAAAGATGAGTTTATGAATGTGTTAACTAGTCGTGCCAAATCAATGATTGTTGGTGATCCACTTCATCCAAAAACTAGAACTGGTTCACTAGTAAGTCAAGAACAATTAGATAGAGTTTTAAGTTATATAGAAAAGGGTAAAAATGAAGGTGCAAATATCTTAGTTGGTGGAGAAAGAGTTGGGGTTGAAGGATTTTATTTACAACCTACTATTTTTGATAATGTTAATAATAATATGACAATTGCACAAGAAGAAATTTTTGGTCCTGTTGCTTCTGTAATTACTTTTGATGGAATAGATGAAGCTATAAAAATTGCTAATGATTCATCTTTTGGGTTAGCAGCTGGAGTTTGGACAAATGATATTAAAAAAGCTATTAGATTTGCAAAAAGTGTTAAGGCTGGTAGTATTTGGGTAAACACGTATAATATGACTGATAATGCACTACCTTTTGGTGGTTTCAAAGAATCTGGTATTGGAAGAGAAATGGGTAAAGCAGCAATGGATATTTATACTGAAACTAAAACTGTTTGGATAGATTTAAATTAA